The following coding sequences are from one Mytilus trossulus isolate FHL-02 chromosome 8, PNRI_Mtr1.1.1.hap1, whole genome shotgun sequence window:
- the LOC134680859 gene encoding protein PIF-like has translation MMLLFIPILLVAVVNGAAVIPCPGPGDVVFAIDGSESIHREDFKKVIDFTLKTTESFEFGSSKVRVGALVYSTAIPDYFKPSENSGVVKSRISSFKHPRNSSRTDLALAYMRQNLLRTPRTRVGVIITDGESINPIETKAEALKARQDNITLIAIGINIRPSDQHEIDAIAGNKTWIKNVDNYSQLANTTVLTEIAELICKAMPPGPSEPEDPKGGDIRPIIIDPLCEGCIIDNGFGYNYYKYDCSKFVMCYPSEDSHGNKIMTSAVKQCAFSTFWSQDDLTCVRTEDTECQYSICKGKTDGKTLPYVGCRSYWKCQDGVPEPMCCPAGQHYDNKQSKCVVGISSACSGVSCDGAARASLRKKPACDYEENSKDPATYYQVLRVKGFSDRKFLRSCAPGTIYSDLDCMCVMDYDGIAKKTACSAMITQGANGQFYYQKDMNLPFGKSNLDLTSEPDAMTFNSKSHINIWRLANHEFMDSFGVEMNVKLTPFTGKKGSKTEQIMLNCLHSDAVLEEDQCSPSMSLQVRKEQKKYTFIAQLFTRTDRGTEYNKTISSTVSSSSGYKGYIPITFAYDGDNFALKADSNEQSVPLSGWIQRRQTGMVFGRPTIRNTAVGFLDGSLKEINVYDCIPLSIKDALTIM, from the exons taaTACCATGCCCAGGTCCAGGGGATGTTGTGTTTGCCATAGACGGATCAGAAAGTATACACAGAGAAGATTTTAAGAAAGTGATTGATTTCACACTTAAAACTACCGAATCCTTTGAGTTTGGCTCAAGTAAAGTCCGAGTTGGCGCATTGGTATATAGTACTGCTATCCCAGATTATTTCAAGCCATCTGAAAATTCTGGGGTCGTAAAAAGTAGAATATCGAGTTTCAAACACCCTAGAAATAGCTCTAGGACAGACCTTGCCCTTGCTTATATGAGACAGAATCTTCTAAGAACTCCACGTACTCGAGTAGGCGTTATTATCACGGATGGAGAATCGATAAACCCAATTGAAACAAAAGCAGAAGCTCTTAAAGCAAGACAGGATAATATAACTCTTATTGCAATAGGAATTAACATCAGACCGAGTGACCAACATGAAATTGATGCAATAGCAGGAAACAAAACCTGGATAAAGAATGTTGATAATTACAGTCAACTGGCAAACACGACGGTTCTAACTGAGATAGCAGAATTAATTTGCAAAG CTATGCCTCCAGGGCCGTCCGAACCAGAAGATCCAAAGGGTGGTGATATTCGACCAA TTATAATTGATCCTTTGTGTGAAGGGTGCATAATAGACAATGGATTCGGGTACAACTACTATAAATACGATTGTTCTAAATTTGTGATGTGTTACCCAAGTGAGGACAGCCATGGGAATAAGATAATGACGTCTGCGGTCAAACAGTGTGCTTTTAGCACCTTCTGGTCTCAGGATGACCTGACCTGCGTTAGAACGGAAGACACCGAATGTCAATACA GTATATGTAAAGGAAAAACAGACGGGAAAACGTTGCCTTACGTTGGTTGTAGATCGTATTGGAAGTGTCAAGACGGCGTACCTGAACCAATGTGCTGCCCAGCTGGTCAACATTATGATAATAAACAATCCAAATGTGTTGTCGGGATATCATCAGCATGTTCCGGTGTAAGTTGTGATGGTGCAGCCAGAGCTTCCCTACGAAAGA AACCAGCATGTGATTACGAGGAGAATTCTAAAGATCCTGCTACATATTACCAAGTACTGAGAGTAAAGGGGTTTTCTGACAGAAAGTTCCTACGCAGCTGTGCTCCTGGTACTATTTACAGTGATCTAGACTGTATGTGTGTAATGGATTATGATGGAATTGCCAAAAAGACCG cTTGTAGTGCAATGATTACCCAAGGTGCAAATGGTCAGTTCTACTATCAGAAAGACATGAATTTACCATTTGGAAAATCAAACTTAGACTTGACCTCTGAACCAGATGCTATGACCTTCAATTCAAAATCCCATATCAACATATGGCGTCTTGCCAACCATGAATTCATGGACTCATTCGGGGTCGAGATGAATGTGAAACTCACTCCATTTACCGGAAAGAAGGGATCTAAAACTGAGCAGATCATGTTAAACTGTCTCCATAGTGACGCAGTACTGGAGGAAGACCAATGCTCGCCTTCTATGTCTCTACAAGTCAGAAAAGAACAAAAGAAGTACACATTCATCGCACAATTGTTTACACGCACTGATAGAGGAACTGAATATAATAAGACAATCTCCAGCACAGTA tcttcctcaagtgGCTACAAGGGATACATTCCTATCACATTTGCATATGATGGCGACAATTTTGCATTGAAGGCTGACAGCAATGAGCAATCTGTACCTTTGTCAG GTTGGATACAGCGAAGACAGACCGGCATGGTTTTTGGACGTCCAACAATTAGAAATACCGCAGTTGGTTTCTTGGATGGCAGCTTAAAAGAG ataaacGTTTACGATTGTATCCCGCTATCAATCAAGGACGCACTAACAATAATGTAA